In Thermus antranikianii DSM 12462, the DNA window GCTGCCCGCATCTTCTACGAGGCCTGCCGCATTATCCAGGAGAAGACTGGGCAGGAACCTTTGAAGATCTTCAAGCAAGCGGTGGAGAACGTAAAGCCGAAGATGGAGGTGCGTTCTCGCCGCGTGGGTGGGGCCAACTACCAGGTGCCCATGGAGGTCTCCCCCAGGAGGCAGCAATCCTTGGCCCTGCGTTGGCTGGTCCAGGCGGCCAATGCCCGTCCCGAGCGGGGGGCTGCCGTGCGCATCGCCCATGAACTCATGGATGCGGCCGAGGGCAAGGGCGGAGCGGTTAAGAAGAAGGAGGACGTGGAGCGCATGGCCGAGGCCAACCGCGCCTACGCCCACTACCGGTGGTAAGCCATGGCGGTCAAGGTAGAGTACGACTTAAAGAGGCTCCGCAACATCGGCATCGCCGCCCATATCGATGCCGGTAAGACCACCACCACCGAGCGCATCCTTTTCTACACCGGCAAGATCCACAAGATCGGTGAGGTCCACGAGGGTGCGGCCACCATGGATTTCATGGAGCAGGAGCGGGAGCGGGGCATCACCATTACCGCTGCCGTGACCACCTGCTTCTGGAAGGACCACCGCATCAACATCATCGATACCCCGGGCCACGTGGACTTCACCATCGAGGTGGAGCGCTCCATGCGGGTGTTGGATGGGGCTATCGTGGTCTTCGACTCCAGCCAGGGGGTGGAGCCCCAGTCGGAGACCGTCTGGCGCCAGGCGGAGAAGTACAGGGTTCCCCGCATCGCCTTCGCCAACAAGATGGACAAAACGGGGGCCGACCTCTGGTTGGTAATCCGCACCATGCAGGAGCGCCTGGGGGCCAGGCCGGTGGTGATGCAGCTTCCCATTGGCCGGGAGGATACCTTCTCGGGGATCATCGATGTCCTTCGAATGAAGGCCTACACCTACGGCAACGACCTGGGTACCGACATTCGCGAGATTCCCATCCCCGAGGAATACCTGCCCCAGGCCCGGGAGTACCATGAGAAGCTCATCGAGGTGGCCGCCGACTTCGATGAGAATGTGATGCTCAAGTACCTCGAGGGCGAGGAGCCCACCGAGGAGGAGCTGGTGGCGGCCATCCGCAAGGGCACCATCGACATCCAGATCACCCCCGTGTTCCTGGGGTCCGCCTTGAAGAACAAGGGGGTCCAGCTTCTCCTGGATGCGGTGGTGGATTACTTGCCTTCCCCCTTGGACATTCCCCCCATCAGGGGCACCACGCCCGAGGGGGATGAGGTGGAGATCTACCCCGACCCCAATGGCCCCTTGGCGGCTTTGGCCTTCAAGATCATGGCCGACCCCTACGTGGGCCGCCTCACCTTCATCCGGGTCTACTCTGGCACCATCACCTCTGGCTCCTACGTGTACAACACCACCAAGGGCCGGAAGGAGCGGGTAGCCCGGCTTCTCAGGATGCACGCCAACCATCGGGAGGAGGTGGAAGAGCTTAGGGCCGGGGATCTGGGGGCGGTGGTGGGCCTTAAGGAGACCATCACCGGGGACACCCTGGTGGGTGAGGATGCTCCGCGCATTGTCCTGGAGTCCATTGAGGTGCCTGAGCCCGTCATCGACGTGGCCATCGAGCCCAAGACCAAGGCAGATCAGGACAAGCTCTCCCAGGCCCTGGCCCGCTTGGCGGAGGAGGACCCCACCTTCCGCGTTTCCACCCACCCCGAGACCGGCCAAACCATCATCAGTGGGATGGGAGAGCTCCACCTGGAGATCATCGTGGACCGCCTGAGGCGGGAGTTCAAGGTGGAGGCCAACGTGGG includes these proteins:
- the fusA gene encoding elongation factor G, whose protein sequence is MAVKVEYDLKRLRNIGIAAHIDAGKTTTTERILFYTGKIHKIGEVHEGAATMDFMEQERERGITITAAVTTCFWKDHRINIIDTPGHVDFTIEVERSMRVLDGAIVVFDSSQGVEPQSETVWRQAEKYRVPRIAFANKMDKTGADLWLVIRTMQERLGARPVVMQLPIGREDTFSGIIDVLRMKAYTYGNDLGTDIREIPIPEEYLPQAREYHEKLIEVAADFDENVMLKYLEGEEPTEEELVAAIRKGTIDIQITPVFLGSALKNKGVQLLLDAVVDYLPSPLDIPPIRGTTPEGDEVEIYPDPNGPLAALAFKIMADPYVGRLTFIRVYSGTITSGSYVYNTTKGRKERVARLLRMHANHREEVEELRAGDLGAVVGLKETITGDTLVGEDAPRIVLESIEVPEPVIDVAIEPKTKADQDKLSQALARLAEEDPTFRVSTHPETGQTIISGMGELHLEIIVDRLRREFKVEANVGKPQVAYRETITRPVDVEGKFIRQTGGRGQYGHVKIKAEPLPRGSGFEFVNAIVGGVIPKEYIPAVQKGIEEAMQSGPLIGFPVVDVKVTLYDGSYHEVDSSEMAFKIAGSMAIKEAVQKGDPVILEPIMRVEVTTPEEYMGDVIGDLNARRGQILGMEPRGNAQVIRAYVPLAEMFGYATDLRSKTQGRGSFVMFFDHYQEVPKQIQEKLIKGQ
- the rpsG gene encoding 30S ribosomal protein S7, whose product is MARRRRAEVRQLQPDLVYGDVVVSAFINKIMRDGKKNLAARIFYEACRIIQEKTGQEPLKIFKQAVENVKPKMEVRSRRVGGANYQVPMEVSPRRQQSLALRWLVQAANARPERGAAVRIAHELMDAAEGKGGAVKKKEDVERMAEANRAYAHYRW